ACGACTTGCACCGTGGGGACACCCGCGCTTGCGGCCGCCATTAGCTGGGCGGGAACAGTCTTGTCACAACCGCCAATGAGTACCACGGCATCCATCGGCTGAGCGCGAATCATCTCTTCGGTATCCAGCGCCATGAGGTTGCGTAAGTACATGCTGGTGGGGTTGGCGAAGGATTCATGCAGGGTAATGGTGGGAAAATCCACCGGCAGCCCCCCCGCCAGCATAACTCCGCGTTTTACGCTCTCTACTAGCCCCGGCACATTGCCGTGACAGGCATTGTACCCGCTATAGGTATTGGCAATACCCACCACCGGACGCGAAAGCGCATCATCGGTGTAACCCATGCCCTTGATGAACGCCTTGCGCAAAAAAAGTGAAAAATCAGCATCGCCGTAGTTGGTCAAACGGTTAGACATTCCCCGAGGCGAGCCTGACGTGCCGGATTCTTGCTCGCTTGCTTTACCGTTGTTTTTGAAGTTTTGGCTCATCGAGATGTCCTCTATTCATTGACGACTTATTTATTCATGGCTCGTTATTCGCGACCCGATATTCGAGCGTTGTCACAAGGCCTGTCTTGGCGATTTGAGCACTACAAAGCTCAGAAACGCCGGGTTCTTAAACGCAGGCTAGGTGGAATAAATCTGCTTGGCAAGATTATTGATAATATTATTGACAATAATGGAGGTCAGAAACTACGTTTGAACGTGTGTGGTATTTAATGACCCTGTGCAACACAACGACAAACAGCACTTGAGGAATTAGCAATGAAGATATGTAACCTGTACGCCGCTCCCCTTCTGTCAGCGCTGATGCTTTCTGGCGCTGCACAGGCACAATACTCAGCAGCCGACGAAATCAAGGTACTGCAAGGGTTCAAGGCAGGTGGCGGTAGCGACACCCTGGCTCAGCTGACGCAGCCATTTTTACGCGAAACGCTGGGGGTGGAGTTCATTAACGAGTACATGCCAGGCGCCACGGGTGCGATAGCCTGGACCCGGCTGACCCACCAATCACCCAACGATGGTAGCGTTATCAGCATCACCAACACGCCCATGCTAATGACGAACTACATCATGAATGACGCCATCAACTACTCGATCGAGCAGTTGACGCCCATCGCCAACGTCGTCACCGACCCAGGCATTATTGTGGTGCCGGCAAATAGCCCTTATCAAACAGTCGAGGATTTATTCGCCGCGGCCGAAGAACGCCCGGGGCAGATCACCGTGGCGAACTCAGGGGTGGGGGGCGATGACTTTTTCTCCACCATCATGATCGAAAAAGCGACCGGGCTTTCTTTCCAGAAAGTCCCTTTCCAGGGTGACGGTCCCTCGGCCACAGCGGCGCTGGGCAGCAAGGTCGACGCCAGCTTCAACAACCTGGGCAACGTTTTTGGCCACATTCAGTCGGGTAGCTTACGCCCGCTGGCCATATTCACCGAGGAGCGTTTGGATATCCTGCCGGATGTGCCCACGTTGATGGAAAAAGACATCGATGTCGTGGCGGGCTCTTCACGTGGCTATAGTGCCCCGGCGGACATTCCTGATGAGGCGCGTGATGAGCTGATCGCTGCCTTCGAAGCCCTCCGCGATAATGAAGAGTTCCAGGCAACTGCTGAAGAACGTGCCATGGTTCTCGATATCCGCACCGGGGATGACTACGGCCAAATGATCCAGAACATGGAAGCCGAGTTTGAAGAGATCTGGGCAGAGGTCAAGGATGAGGTCAATCAGTAAGCTGTTAAAGGGGCACGGGTATTCGACGATCGTTAATGGGGTGTGAAATGAACATAAGTCGTTTGGTCTTGGGCGTATTTGCCATTGGAGTAGCCGCGGCCTTTTTCATCACTGCGCTGGGCTATCCGGCTAAAGCGGCGAACATGCCCCTTATTTATTCGGTTGTCGTGGCCCTGTTGGGCGCGGCGATGGTAGGCCAAGAGGTGCTGGGTATTCTGCGCCGCCGTCAGGCACCCATTGACGGGGCAGCAACGCCCGGAAGCGATGCCTTTGCGGAAGAAGCAGTCAGCGACGAGGTCACACACCGCAAGCCATGGAAGGCGATGTTGGTTTTCCTGCTGGCCGCGGTTTACCTCTACAGCATTTCGATTATGGGGTACCTGATCGCGACAGTGAGCTTCATGGTCCTGGCATTAACGATGATAGGCCATGTCTCCTGGCGTTTTGCAGCAATAGGTATCGTGCTGCTGGTCGCGGTGGTGTGTGCGGTGTTCATCGGCTTTTTGGGCCTGCCCGTATCGCTACTGCCGCCCCCGTTCTCCTCATAACGACGAAGCTCCTTATAACTACAACGCTTCTCATCATGACAATTAAATAACTTTGATCCCCGCTCTTACTGCCTGGTAACCCATTGCAGCGAGCCGGGGGCAAGTGTCTGACGCAGGCTTTTGGAGTCTAGTCATATGGATAATCTCGTTCTGGTGGGCCTGAGTAATGTCCTCTCGTTCGCCAATATTGGCCTCATACTGGGCGGTACCCTTTTAGGGTTATTCGTCGGGGCCATGCCTGGGCTTTCAGCCACCATGGCGTTGGCGCTGCTGTTACCGCTAACTTTTGGTATGAATCCAGCATCAGGTCTTAGCATGCTGGCCTCACTTTATGTGGGTGCTTCCTACGGTGGCTCTATCGCCGCCATTTTGTTGAAGACCCCCGGCACCCCCTCTGCCGCCGCGACGGTACTCGATGGTTTTCCGCTTTCCCAACAGGGCCAGGCCGGTAAAGCGTTGGGCGTTTCGTTATTTGCATCGTTTATCGGAGGACTGCTAAGCGGCATCGCCCTGCTCACCGCAGCGCCGCTGCTCGGCGTATTGGTGCTCAAATTCGGCCCTATCGAGCTGTTTGCCATTGCCGTATTGGGTATCACCATTATTGGGTCGCTCTCCCAAGGTTCGGTGATCAGTGGCCTGCTTTCAGGTGCGCTGGGGCTTTTGTTGAGCACGGTCGGCATGGACTTGATCACCGGTACGCCAAGAATGACGTTCGATGTGATCAACCTGTTCTCGGGTATCGAGTTCACCGTTGCGCTGATCGGACTTTTCTCGATTCCCCAAGCCTTGATATTGATCGAGAATGCTCATGGTACCCAGAAGACGGCCAGCAAGATCACCGACCGGTTGATTCCGCCGCTCGCCGAAATTCGTCGCTTACTTCCCAATATCTTCCGCTCCAGCGGCATCGGTATCGTTACGGGCCTCATTCCAGGCACCGGGGGCGATACCGCCAGCTGGTTTGCCTACAACGAGGCCAAGCGCTTCGCTAAAGACAAGAGCCGCTTCGGCAAAGGGGATATCTCAGGGGTCGCGGCCCCTGAAGCCGCAAACAATGCGGTGGTTGGTGGCGCCTTGATACCCACCATTGCGCTGGGCATACCCGGCAGTTCCTCGACCGCGATTCTTTTGGGCGCGCTAATGGTACAGGGCATTCTGCCCGGGCCGAACCTGCTAACCGATTACGGGGATGTTACCTACACCCTAATTTGGGCAGTGATTTTCGCCAATATCGGCCTGCTGCTGGTGGGGCTGTTGTTCACTCGGCTTTGCGTCAGCGTAACGCGCGTACCCGATAGTTTTGTCGCCTGCTCCATCATTACGCTTTGCGTGATTGGTGCCTTTGCCATCAATAACAGCTTGTTTGAGGTGGGGTTGATGCTGGGCTTCGGGCTATTTGGTTACTGGATGAATAAGGCCGGCGTATCGCCCGCACCCATGGTCATCGGCCTAATTCTTGGCCCGGTCATGGAAACCAGCTACCAGCAATCGATGCTGATAGGACAAGGCAACATTAGCATATTCTTGACAAGCCCTATCGCCGTGGTGCTGCTCTGTATTGCCTTGCTGTCGGTACTCCAAGCCACCCCTTTCTTTCGTTGGATACGGGCACCGTTTCGCAAGCGTGCTCAGGCTTAAAAAACTAATTTAAATTCGAGGCTTCATTATGACAACGATAACGGACGTGCGTACTCGAACAGTCAGTATACCGCTGGATAACCCCACCAGTTTTTCCAATCGACAGGTCCTCAAGCGCGACTACGTGTTGGTCGAAGTGGTGGGCGATGATGGCTATAAGGGTATTGGCTTTTGCTACGGCGGTAACAATGCGGGCTCTCTCGTCGCCAATGCCGTTAGAGAGCTGCTCGCGCCAGTACTCCTGGGCAAGGACGCCCATGCGACCGAAGCCCTGTGGCAAGCCATGTACCAGGAATCGCTGCTGCATGGTCGCAGCGGTTCGGTCATGCGCGCCATTAGTATTCTGGATACCGCCCTTTGGGATCGTAACGCTCGCGCCGCGAACCTTCCGCTCTATAAGTACCTGGGCGCAAGCGACTCGGTCAGCGTGCCGGCCTACGCCAGCGGTGGCTACTACTTGGAGGGCAAGACACCCGACATGCTCGGCCAGGAAATGGCCGGTTACGTGGCACAAGGTTTTAAAGCCGTGAAGATGAAAGTAGGCCGAGAAGATTTGGCTGGAGAAGAAGCGAGACTGGCGGCCGTACGCGAGGCAGTAGGCCCGGATGTACAGGTGATGATGGATGCCAACAATGCCTGGCAGGACCTACCTTCAGCATTGAACTTCATGCGCATGGCCGAACCCTATACCCCTTTCTGGATCGAGGAGCCGTTCAGCCCGGACGACACCGACAACCATCGCCGCTTGGCAGAGCGTACCCCCGTACCAGTAGCCACAGGTGAAATCGAAGCGGGACGTTGGCGCTTCAAGGAGTTGCTGGAAAAAGAAGCCGCCATGATTTTACAAACCGATGCAGCCGTATGTGGAGGCATTACCGAGTTTCGACGCATTGCCGCCACCGCCGCCAGTTTCGGCGTCGATGTCTATCCCCACTGGTTCCACGACCTGCATGTCCATTTGGTTGCCTCAGCGCCTAACGTCAAAATGGTCGAGTTCTTTGCTGATGACCAGGTTCTTAACTTCAGGCGTTTAGTGGATACGCAGCTGGAATTCGCCGACGGCCAGTTACTGCTACCCACGGCGCCAGGTCTTGGCTTCGACTTCGATCAATCGGCGCTTGAACGCTACGCCATTGAGCCCTGGCGCTAAGTTTTTTATTAAAGATCGCGTTCTATTAAAACGAGCGTTCTACCAATAACAAGGAAAACATCATGCCCCAAGCAAATGGCGACGTTTGGTCACCGGTCATCACCCCTTTCAACGCCGACCTGGCACCGCACACCAAGCGCTTTGTCTCGCATTGCCAGTGGCTTCACTCGAATGGTGTTGGGCTGGCCATTTTCGGCACCAACTCCGAAGCCAACTCCATGTCCGTCGTTGAAAAACAGGCGCTGTTAAAAGCATTGGTGGATGGCGGCGTCGACCCTGCCCGAGTCATGCCGGGCACGGGGGCCTGTTCGATCGATGACTGTGTGGCGCTCACCCAGGATGCTGTTACCCTGGGCTGTGCGGGTGTACTGATGTTACCGCCCTTCTACTATAAAGGCGTCAGCGACGAAGGCTTGTTTCGCTACTTTAGCCAGGTCATCAATCGCATCGATGATTCACGCCTTCGTATCTACCTTTACCATATTCCCCCGGTCACCCAGGTACCGCTCTCTTTTGACCTGATCGAGCGCTTGCGTGAGGCGTTCCCAGGTATCATTGCCGGCATCAAGGATAGCGGTGGCGATTGGGCCCATACCCAGGCGTTAGTCGAGCGCTTTGCTAGCGACGATTTTGCCGTGTATGCGGGCAGCGAACGTTTTCTGTTGGATACGCTACGGGCAGGTGGCGCTGGCTGTATCAGCGCGACGGCAAATGTTAACCCGTCAGCCATCATCGACGTAGCCCAGCACTGGCAACAAGACGATCCCGACGAGCGTCAGCGGCGTCTAAACGTGATCCGCGATTTATTCGAAAAGTATCCGTTGATTCCAGCGATGAAAGCCGCGACTGCGCACTTCTCGGGCATTACCGATTGGCAGCGCGTGCGCCCCCCTTTAGTAGAGCTCGATGATCAAAAAGCCTCTGAGCTCATCACGTTGCTTCATGAAGCAGGGTTTAATATGGAAGGGCTGGATGAGGCGAAACATGGCTGAGAAACCCCAAAAATGGCGTGTCGTTGCCCTGCGGCGACTTAGCGATGCCCAGCTTGCAGCGCTTTCCCAGGTCGCCGAGGTGACCTATTTCGAAGACTTGAACAGCTCAAACCAGGCCGATTTTTTATTGGCGCTTTCAAAGGCTCACGCTTTGATTGGCGGCAAGCTCGAACTCGATGAAGCCATGCTCGAGCAAGCGCCGCAGCTACAAGTAGTTGCTACCATTTCGGTAGGTTATGACCACCTGCCTCTCCACGCACTGAACCAGCGCGGCATTTTAGTATGCAATACGCCCGATGTATTGACCGAAACCACCGCCGACACGGCGTTTGCACTCATTATGGCGGTTCAGCGGCGGCTGGTGGAACTGGCGAACCTGGTTCGCGAGGGTGACTGGCGTGCCCATATCGGTATCGAGCATTTCGGCATTGATGTGCATGGTAAAACCTTAGGCATTGTGGGGGCAGGCCGCATTGGTGCAGCGATTGCCAAGCGCGGGGCGCTGGGTTTTGGTATGCCCATTCTCTATACCTCCGCATCATCCAAACCTGAGCTCGAGCAGCGCCTGGGCGCACAGCGGCGCACCCTCGATGAACTGCTGGCAGAGGCAGATATCGTCTGCCTCTGCGTGCCCTATAACACTGATACACACCATTTTATCGACGCCGACGCCTTGGCGCGCATGAAACCAACGGCCGCTCTCGTCAACGTGGCGAGAGGCAAGGTGGTCGATGAATCGGCGCTGATCGATGCCCTTCGCTACAGCAAAATTCGTGCAGCGGGGCTCGATGTTTTCGCCCAGGAGCCGCTATCCGCCGACTCCCCCTTGAGTACCATGCACAATGTGGTGGCAACGCCCCACATCGGTTCTGCCACCCATGAAACGCGTACCGCTATGGCGCAATTGGCCGTCGATAACCTGTTGAGCGTGCTCACCGGCCACGGCTCACGCAATGGTGTTAATGAAGATACCTGCCAACGCGTTGCCAATGCTGCCAAGGAGACATGATGCCCCGACATCTGGAACGCATCCTGAGCCTCGATGATTTCGAGCGTGAAGCACGGCGCTATTTACCGCGTCCCCTTTTTGGCTATGTGGCAAGCGTGGCCGAAGACGGTCATACGGCCCGCGCGAGCCGTGAAGCCTTCGATGCCTACGCGTTTCTACCTCGGTCGCTGATCAACGTCTCGGGCGTTTCGACGCACACAGAGCTTTTTGGCCATCGCTATGCCTACCCGTTCGGTATAGCCCCCATGGGCATTAGCGCCCTCACCGCTTATAGGGGCGATCAGGTATTGGCCCGAGCGGCATCCAAAGCGAGCATTCCCATGGTTGTCAGCGGCACCTCGCTGATACCCATGGAAGATTTGGCGGGGCCGAACGGCTCGGATTGGTTTCAAGCCTATCTTCCCGGCACGCTGGAGGAAATCGATGCGCTGCTTGCGCGTGTTGAGCACGCCGGGTTCAGCAAACTGGTGATCACTGTCGATTATGCCGTGCCGCCCAATCCCGAGAACCACCGCCGTGCTGGCTTTTCATCGCCATTACGTCCTGGTCCCAGGCTTGCCTGGGACGGGCTGATGCGCCCCCGCTGGCTATTCGGAACGTTTCTGAAAACCTTGTGGCATCACGGCGTACCACACTTCGAGAACAACGCCGCCGTGCGCGGCGTGCCGGTACTGGCTAAAAACGCTAACCGGGATTTCTCGGGCCGTCGACACCTGGATTGGTCGACTCTGGATCAGGTTCGCTCGCGCTGGAAGGGAGCACTTGTGGTCAAAGGGATTTTGCACCCCGAAGACGCACGGCGGGCGGTCAGTGCCGGCGCCGATGGCTTGATTGTTTCCAACCACGGCGGCCGCCAGCTCGATGGTACGGTCGCACCGCTCACCATGTTACCCGAGGTACTGAACGCAGTTCAGGGTGCCGTGCCTGTCATGATCGACGGTAGTTTCCGGCGGGGCAGCCAGGTACTCAAGGCACTGTCATTAGGTGCCCATTTCGTATTCCTCGGCCGCCCTTTTAATTACGCCGCCAGCATCGCTGGTGAAGCCGGAGTAGAGAAAGCTATTACGCTACTGGGAAGTGAACTAGAGCGGAATATGGCACTGCTGGGTGTAAGAGGGATGGATGAATTATCGACGGGGTTGTTACGCTATCATCGGTGTACGGAAAGTGAGTGATAGCCATCAGCGAGGAAACAATGCCCGCGCGTTTTAGAGGACGGTGGCTTCGAGTGCTGTTTAGAAAGCTAGGTCTACGGGATATGGCGTCCCTGGCAGGAGTCGAACCTGCGACCTGCCGCTTAGGAGGCGGCTGCTCTATCCTACTGAGCTACAGGGACGTGGGCGGGTAAAGCGGCGCGTAGTATAGCGCGCCGGTGAAGTGAGGCCAACCAGCCTGCTTAAATCCAGCCTAATAGACGCAGGGCGAAGATGCCGAGTGTGATGGTGAGGCTCGCCATGATGGTAGTGAGCGCGATGATGTTCGCGGCCAAAGTCACATTGCCGCCCATGGCCTTGGCCATGACGAAGCTGGCGGCGGCGGTGGGGCTTGCAAAGAACAGGAATAGAAGGCCCAGCTGCTCGTCTGTAAACCCGCACAGCCAAGCCGCGAACGTCGATACCGCGGGCAGTACGATCATTTTCATTACGCTCGAACTCAGCGCAACGGCCCGACCGTCGCGCAGGCTGGCCGCCGACAGCGTGGCACCGATACAGATCAGCGCCAGCGGCAGTGTCAACGAGGCGAAGTAGTTGCCCGAGGTCATGACCCAGCGGGGAAGCTCGACAGACAGCGCTGTAAATGGAATTGCCAGCAGCACAGAGATGATCAAGGGATTGGTGGCAATTTTTTTGAGCAGGCTGGACCAACGTGTGGTTTGGCCGGACTGATAGGCCGAGAGTACCCACACCGACAGTACGTTATAGAGCACGATGACCAGCCCCAGTAAAAGGCTGCCCGCCGAGAGACCGTAGTTACCGTACATGCCGGCGGCCAATGCCAGCCCCACTACGCCGCCATTGCCTCTAAACGCCCCCTGCACGTAGATGCCTCGCTCTTCATAGGGCACGCGGTAGTATGCCCACAGCCAGCTGGCGAAAAATTGGGCGAGCGTGGCCAGAGCAAAGAACAGCAGCAGCGGTATATCCAGCGCCACGCCCATATCCGCTTTTATGAGGCTTAAAAAAATCAGCGTGGGGAGCGTGGCACGAAACACGAGTGTGGACGCGGTCGACACGAAGGCGCGGTCGATCAACCGGAGGCGTTTCAGCACGATGCCTAAAAACACCATGGCGAAAACCGGCAGGGTTATATCCAGCGTACGTGCGAATAGCTCTATCAGGTTCACGGATTTACTCTAATCCAACGGCGTAGCGGCCCGGTTTTCCTTGGTGCCTGCCGGGCCAGCACGCCAAGGCGATCAAAAAAGCGTCATGGGGTCGAATTCGCTTGGGTTACTGACAACCACGTCGTTGCGCCCACGGCTTTTGGCCTCATAACTGGCGGCATCGGCACGGTTCAGCGCATCCTCGACGGAGTCATCCTCATCGTTGAAGCGTGTCACGCCCATGCTGAGCGTCACAGTGTAGACCTTATCGGCGTGGGTGACCGAGACCTCGCTTACTGCCTGGCGTAGCGACTCGGCAATGCGCTGAGCCTGCGTCAACGTACAGCTGGGCAAGAGGACGCCGAACTCGTCACCGCCCTGGCGCGCCACGTGGTCGCTGCGGCGAACTTCCCAGGCAATGACCTGGGCGATTCGCCGAAGCATTTCATCGCCCAGCGCGTGGCCGCCTTCATCGTTGATCGGCTTGAAGTGGTCGAGGTCGAACAGCAGCAGCGCCGAGGGCGTGCTGGTTTTCTGGAAGTCGGCATAGGCTTCATCCAGGCGGCGTAAAAATCCGCGCCGGTTGAGCAAGCCCGTCAGCGGGTCGTGCTCTGCTTCCCAACGCTGCAGCGCCTCCTGCTGGCGACGTTCGGTGATGTCCTTGACCACGCCAACCAGCCCCAGCGAGTGGCCGCTTTGCGAGAGCATGACCACCCGGGCATGAATATCGAGCCAAAGGATTTCGCTGTCACTTTTGATGAACCGTAGCTGGCGGATGTAATCCTTGCCGCTTTTGAGGCTATGCTGCCAAAGATCGACGGCGCCCTGATAATCGTCCGGGTGAATCTGTTTGAGCCACGCCTCCATGAGCGTCTCTTTGGGGATGTCGAGCATCATCAAGAGCGCGGGGTTCATGTACGTGATCACGCCATCGAAATTGGCCACGAACATGCCTTCCGGGCTCGAGTTGAGCACCGAGTCCAAAAACGCCTCGCGCTCATGGAGGTTGTTCAACAGCTGCTGGCGTTCGTCCTCGACGCGATTAAAGGTGTTCGCCACTTCCTGCAGCTCGTGCATGCTCGTGGCGAGATTCACGTGGGAGCGCTCGGCGCGCCCGACTTCATCGATCTGCGCTTCCAGCCGATTCAACGGCGATAAAATACGCGCCAACAGCCACCAGAGCAGCGGCATCAACAAAAGCGCCAGCGCCAACCAGATCCACCACAGCCGATAGATGAAATCGGAAAGCGGCGCCTGCGCCTGCTCGACCGGCAAATAGAGTCCTACGACCCAGTTCGCGGGCCATACCTGAGAATAGGACTGATAAGCGCTCTGGCCATTGAGAAGATTACCGAGACCGTCGCCCTCCCAGCCATCCAGTGCCGAATCGAGCCACGGGTGATCGTCCAGAGAACTCACGGCGGTGTTCACAAGGGTTTTATCCGGATGAAAAAGAATGCGCCCCGAAGCGGTGAAAATGGCTGAATAGCCATCATCACCCAATCGAATCTTGGCAAGCCGGTTAAACAGCCCGCCGGAATTCAGCCGTACGATACCGCCGACCGTTCCGCGAAATTCACCGTCGCCGTTCAGGCGCGGCACACCGATCACCACCAGCGGTTCA
The window above is part of the Halomonas sp. GD1P12 genome. Proteins encoded here:
- a CDS encoding tripartite tricarboxylate transporter substrate binding protein, whose amino-acid sequence is MKICNLYAAPLLSALMLSGAAQAQYSAADEIKVLQGFKAGGGSDTLAQLTQPFLRETLGVEFINEYMPGATGAIAWTRLTHQSPNDGSVISITNTPMLMTNYIMNDAINYSIEQLTPIANVVTDPGIIVVPANSPYQTVEDLFAAAEERPGQITVANSGVGGDDFFSTIMIEKATGLSFQKVPFQGDGPSATAALGSKVDASFNNLGNVFGHIQSGSLRPLAIFTEERLDILPDVPTLMEKDIDVVAGSSRGYSAPADIPDEARDELIAAFEALRDNEEFQATAEERAMVLDIRTGDDYGQMIQNMEAEFEEIWAEVKDEVNQ
- a CDS encoding tripartite tricarboxylate transporter TctB family protein, encoding MNISRLVLGVFAIGVAAAFFITALGYPAKAANMPLIYSVVVALLGAAMVGQEVLGILRRRQAPIDGAATPGSDAFAEEAVSDEVTHRKPWKAMLVFLLAAVYLYSISIMGYLIATVSFMVLALTMIGHVSWRFAAIGIVLLVAVVCAVFIGFLGLPVSLLPPPFSS
- a CDS encoding tripartite tricarboxylate transporter permease yields the protein MDNLVLVGLSNVLSFANIGLILGGTLLGLFVGAMPGLSATMALALLLPLTFGMNPASGLSMLASLYVGASYGGSIAAILLKTPGTPSAAATVLDGFPLSQQGQAGKALGVSLFASFIGGLLSGIALLTAAPLLGVLVLKFGPIELFAIAVLGITIIGSLSQGSVISGLLSGALGLLLSTVGMDLITGTPRMTFDVINLFSGIEFTVALIGLFSIPQALILIENAHGTQKTASKITDRLIPPLAEIRRLLPNIFRSSGIGIVTGLIPGTGGDTASWFAYNEAKRFAKDKSRFGKGDISGVAAPEAANNAVVGGALIPTIALGIPGSSSTAILLGALMVQGILPGPNLLTDYGDVTYTLIWAVIFANIGLLLVGLLFTRLCVSVTRVPDSFVACSIITLCVIGAFAINNSLFEVGLMLGFGLFGYWMNKAGVSPAPMVIGLILGPVMETSYQQSMLIGQGNISIFLTSPIAVVLLCIALLSVLQATPFFRWIRAPFRKRAQA
- a CDS encoding mandelate racemase/muconate lactonizing enzyme family protein; this encodes MTTITDVRTRTVSIPLDNPTSFSNRQVLKRDYVLVEVVGDDGYKGIGFCYGGNNAGSLVANAVRELLAPVLLGKDAHATEALWQAMYQESLLHGRSGSVMRAISILDTALWDRNARAANLPLYKYLGASDSVSVPAYASGGYYLEGKTPDMLGQEMAGYVAQGFKAVKMKVGREDLAGEEARLAAVREAVGPDVQVMMDANNAWQDLPSALNFMRMAEPYTPFWIEEPFSPDDTDNHRRLAERTPVPVATGEIEAGRWRFKELLEKEAAMILQTDAAVCGGITEFRRIAATAASFGVDVYPHWFHDLHVHLVASAPNVKMVEFFADDQVLNFRRLVDTQLEFADGQLLLPTAPGLGFDFDQSALERYAIEPWR
- a CDS encoding dihydrodipicolinate synthase family protein yields the protein MPQANGDVWSPVITPFNADLAPHTKRFVSHCQWLHSNGVGLAIFGTNSEANSMSVVEKQALLKALVDGGVDPARVMPGTGACSIDDCVALTQDAVTLGCAGVLMLPPFYYKGVSDEGLFRYFSQVINRIDDSRLRIYLYHIPPVTQVPLSFDLIERLREAFPGIIAGIKDSGGDWAHTQALVERFASDDFAVYAGSERFLLDTLRAGGAGCISATANVNPSAIIDVAQHWQQDDPDERQRRLNVIRDLFEKYPLIPAMKAATAHFSGITDWQRVRPPLVELDDQKASELITLLHEAGFNMEGLDEAKHG
- a CDS encoding 2-hydroxyacid dehydrogenase; translated protein: MAEKPQKWRVVALRRLSDAQLAALSQVAEVTYFEDLNSSNQADFLLALSKAHALIGGKLELDEAMLEQAPQLQVVATISVGYDHLPLHALNQRGILVCNTPDVLTETTADTAFALIMAVQRRLVELANLVREGDWRAHIGIEHFGIDVHGKTLGIVGAGRIGAAIAKRGALGFGMPILYTSASSKPELEQRLGAQRRTLDELLAEADIVCLCVPYNTDTHHFIDADALARMKPTAALVNVARGKVVDESALIDALRYSKIRAAGLDVFAQEPLSADSPLSTMHNVVATPHIGSATHETRTAMAQLAVDNLLSVLTGHGSRNGVNEDTCQRVANAAKET
- a CDS encoding alpha-hydroxy acid oxidase: MPRHLERILSLDDFEREARRYLPRPLFGYVASVAEDGHTARASREAFDAYAFLPRSLINVSGVSTHTELFGHRYAYPFGIAPMGISALTAYRGDQVLARAASKASIPMVVSGTSLIPMEDLAGPNGSDWFQAYLPGTLEEIDALLARVEHAGFSKLVITVDYAVPPNPENHRRAGFSSPLRPGPRLAWDGLMRPRWLFGTFLKTLWHHGVPHFENNAAVRGVPVLAKNANRDFSGRRHLDWSTLDQVRSRWKGALVVKGILHPEDARRAVSAGADGLIVSNHGGRQLDGTVAPLTMLPEVLNAVQGAVPVMIDGSFRRGSQVLKALSLGAHFVFLGRPFNYAASIAGEAGVEKAITLLGSELERNMALLGVRGMDELSTGLLRYHRCTESE
- a CDS encoding AEC family transporter; protein product: MNLIELFARTLDITLPVFAMVFLGIVLKRLRLIDRAFVSTASTLVFRATLPTLIFLSLIKADMGVALDIPLLLFFALATLAQFFASWLWAYYRVPYEERGIYVQGAFRGNGGVVGLALAAGMYGNYGLSAGSLLLGLVIVLYNVLSVWVLSAYQSGQTTRWSSLLKKIATNPLIISVLLAIPFTALSVELPRWVMTSGNYFASLTLPLALICIGATLSAASLRDGRAVALSSSVMKMIVLPAVSTFAAWLCGFTDEQLGLLFLFFASPTAAASFVMAKAMGGNVTLAANIIALTTIMASLTITLGIFALRLLGWI
- a CDS encoding diguanylate cyclase domain-containing protein, with the translated sequence MIRFRSLKSRLLLGLSILLLVLAAVMLGLTWQVGKNMLQASNVTHLRYEANILADELTQQVENRIDALQRFSSAIGAADDAAWVQYELAKNDSLLSWFDGVVVSNEAGTIIADWPSVIGRVGLETGDSENFKMLRGTRTPYVSEPFLGRVSNEPLVVIGVPRLNGDGEFRGTVGGIVRLNSGGLFNRLAKIRLGDDGYSAIFTASGRILFHPDKTLVNTAVSSLDDHPWLDSALDGWEGDGLGNLLNGQSAYQSYSQVWPANWVVGLYLPVEQAQAPLSDFIYRLWWIWLALALLLMPLLWWLLARILSPLNRLEAQIDEVGRAERSHVNLATSMHELQEVANTFNRVEDERQQLLNNLHEREAFLDSVLNSSPEGMFVANFDGVITYMNPALLMMLDIPKETLMEAWLKQIHPDDYQGAVDLWQHSLKSGKDYIRQLRFIKSDSEILWLDIHARVVMLSQSGHSLGLVGVVKDITERRQQEALQRWEAEHDPLTGLLNRRGFLRRLDEAYADFQKTSTPSALLLFDLDHFKPINDEGGHALGDEMLRRIAQVIAWEVRRSDHVARQGGDEFGVLLPSCTLTQAQRIAESLRQAVSEVSVTHADKVYTVTLSMGVTRFNDEDDSVEDALNRADAASYEAKSRGRNDVVVSNPSEFDPMTLF